The Porites lutea chromosome 11, jaPorLute2.1, whole genome shotgun sequence genome contains the following window.
TATTGGTTGTGGAAACtgaaatcctgggctttggcATCCAGAATTCAGCTCAAGAAATCAGGAAAATCCCACGAACAACTGGGATCCACTGTTCCAGATTCCACAGTCAAGGAGTCCAGAATCCAGTACCTCCATTCCAGAATCTAAGACTGCTTcccaccccgccccccccccgaTTTACCTTACATGGGCAAGTCGTTGACTATCACACATTAGTCTTCCTACCTCGGTGGATATAGTTGAGTAGTTTTGAATGAACTCATATTTTGTGCAGTTTTTACAGCATTTGTCCACATCACACGTGATGTCTGGTGTTGTACATTGGAACTTGGGTGTCCCAGATACAAAGATCACACTGGTTACCAGGAAAGCACTGGGTATGATCACAAAGGTGCAAGTCAGGAAGAAAAGAGCTTTCTGCCACGAACCAAATTCACCAACAGACTTCAAAACGTCATCAAACTCGAGGAGAGGGCCTTCACTTGACTCCGGAATTTCATAcctaaaatgaaattaataattttaattctaGTTTATGGTCAACTCGCTCTTTACTGACACCTCTATAAAATGAACACCtcactaaaaaaaaacttttagagCTGGTTCATACCTTTCTTTGCTCCATTTAGTCCACTCTGTATGAGACAGAGATTATTCTAGACACATAGTgccagtcccaaaggtgtccattttttttatcaggggttttaatgaaaattgaagtagccagcagttATGAATAGAGTAACCaactgtatcaacaaggggccgttagtcccctttttctagcggggggggggggggggggggggtgggaggaGGGGGTCTGGGGGCGTGCTACCTCagaaaattgtgaaatttcaaagccctaaaatgtGATTTTCGTTGTTCTGGGGACTAAATTGAGGACAAAAGAGGgtgtttttttattcaaaaaaaagTAGCTTTCATTCAATTGAACGTTACACAATCAATTCctacaagcaatgaacaaatgatgaaaactagATAGCTTACTTTCGCATGtaaacaaattctgcgtaaaaATGTGAAAAGTTGACTGAAATATAGCGTTCACATGACTAAAGAATAAGGTTAAACCAGTGGGCCTTTATGAAAGCACGTCATAATTACGTTTTCATTCCgattttatggtattttttttgtttacaacgtTATTTAAACTAGTTGCTTCCCCTTTCTAGAAAAAAGTAGCAGATTTCTGTGAGCAAAGTAGCCGACGCCTTTTGTCCGCCGTTgttgcttattgaaacccctgtttAATATAGAGAGTTGCTTGcgcattgtttttattctttagcTAGCAAGGTAAGCACATTTCACATTTTACTAATATGGACATGACTTGTATTAGTTTGATATTCTGCGCTTATTTTCATCTCTTTTAAAGGTAACAGACCTTTTTATcttaaaagttttgtttcccCATTTAAGACCATGTGATGGTACCCCAGAGAACTCAGGTTCTTTCAATTACCGGTAGCTCTTATGCATGTTTACATAAGACGAGTAAATTTCACTTCACAACCAAgtctcattttcaaaatataaagtTGCGAAGTTTTACATAAATGAATTCCTCAGTCAGTACAGTTGAAAAGGATACCCACACACAAAGAGTGCAGGGGCAAAGAACTTTGTTTATAAACAATGCTTGGTGGTGAAACTTGCTTGTCAGACATAATCGCGCATAAGGGCCATTTCATCCTAGCAATGTGCAATCTgtaaattgttatttattaataCTTATAGATTTAAATAGATTATTAATACTAATAGATTTAAATAGATTATTAATacttattattttaaaagagttGACCACACTTCTGTTTACCAATCCCTTCCCATTTTCTACTCAACATTGCATTGGTGATGGGGCTGGGTAAGTGTAGATTGACGGTTATAGGGTTGTTTCTGTTAATATAATTTACTGCCTTTGAGGACGGCAACTGTGAACtgaaaacatcacttaacaAGTGAATTGGCACTGTTTCAAATTAAACTTCCTTTCAATTTCATGTaagttgtcaaatgttggcacaATTTTGGGGGGTTGAATTTGAAAGGACCACATCCAACCTACAACCTACCTACTCCAAAAAGCAGCCGCGTAAAATTAGGACGACTCATGTCACAGTTGTGTAACGACAgctaagaaatgtaaaaaaagggTGAAGCAcagcaaagtttttgttttgctaatataaacctattgctttttttcatctttgtcGTCACCAtcatgcaaaattttaaaactacttTAATATACATCCTAGCCAGCTGCATGTACATGCACACAAAATGTAATCAATGTTTCATGCAGTGTAATTCTGCAGttaagaaaattaatttctGTTTCGATGTATGCAGCATGGCATTCATGTCAGAAACCCTACCCTATTTCAAATACCTTTAATAAAATTTCAGATCCGTCTCTTCCTAGAAGAACTCTGCTAACACTAAAAGTTCTTTGCACACTCTTAGTGGTGCATTATATACATGTAATGTAACAGCAAACATTACAGATCAAACCACCCATCAAGTGGTTACTTAATAGAGGCCTTGGCAAGTACAGTCTGAATTTTTCCTTCTCCTGTACAGTACATTATTTCGTAAAATTATAGTAAAATGATAAGAAGAGATGTAAGAGGAGATGGACAGGGCTGTCACCAAGTTATaagcagggaatcaaacagctaaaaaaaattgtttttgtttttttttcttttctttcctgagggggacattggggttTACAGTATTATGGTATTGTGCTTTTTGTTTTCAAGCAGTATTttggtaatttaaatttttatgtGTATTGCAGTATCATCTAGCCCAATGGTATGCAGTTTATTCATCCTTTTGGCTGCCATACTCATTAAAAGAAGATCCTTAACAGTTTTATGGTACCATTTATTTGTGCTCTCCTGTCTAACACAGGTCATTTCAATATGCAGACATAATGGTATATGATTTCACTATTAATGTCCAATGGAATTGATGTGGCATCCAATGACTGGGCTTTTCAATCTGTGTAccaataaattcaatgttttctAACAATCAGCTAAGGTTGATTTCTGGTGCATACATGCTTGAGatatatatatgttacaggttaaaATTAAATTGAGGTTAAAATTTTATAACATAGGTTGTTTTctctttggtttaaattttattttttgtttttcaaagctcATCATCATAAACCATACCcaaaaaaaacaggaaacaaaaatacaatcaaaactctttagcttgtatgttttgttttcccaatagaggtcTCAGGGGAATTTGACTCATAGTTTTATCAGAAATTATGCACACATATGCATGACAATAatcagaaatttgaaagaaacagttctctgagTATTATCACATAACGTACataatgggaaaacaaaacatacaatcTAAAGACGTctattgaaccacaacataattATATACTGGATGGATACAACTTACAGTGAACTTAAGCTAGGCATGACCGAAAATGCGGTATCAGTATTTCATAGATTTTCAAGTTGATATTTTGGTATTTACCAGTTTTTGTTACGGTATTGGGGTATTtggtagactgcttgcagtccgccttttctcttaaaatccgtctagttcttatctcttCCAGCACGATTGCAAACACGacgttattattacaataagggATTGAGACCAGAtgagaaaagacggactgctgactcttttgtagtaaacaaaccctctGTCAGCCCAGAAACGGAGTAACCAATTGGTCAATTGCACAGCTGTTGACAGATAATTGACCGGTCTGTGGTGAGATTGCAAGCAATAAAAATAGTCACGCGTCACAACCAACTGCAAACAATAGCAAACCAAGCAGTAATCtcagtaataaaacttttaaagctaTCTTACAGAAGGAGACTGCTGTAAATTTCCTCAGGGAAACGAATTCAAGGCAATCCTACCGGATTaaagaaagtgtaattttttcagttctttttgttctatttataaatcgtttCAAGTTACTCAGGTTTACttgattaattaaattaccttgACAGCTTGGTTGTCCCCAGACAAAACGAAAGAGTCAGcagtttcttattttttcatctCGGGCTTATGCCCTCTTTCTCGAGGCTCATGGCTTTGCCGCTCACGTCCTCAGctttcgcgtgcagtaactttgcaaagaaaaataagagactgctcgcagtctaggtATTTGGTACCCCCATGTCCATCTCTCCCTTTGAAAGTAACTGGGCATCATGCTCATCAGAGCTGGGAGAAATCTCTGGTCATCAGCCTTTAGTGACAACTATAATTTTGGTTGACCTGCACCattctaaacctcttattttaTTGGTCACCTTTAATCTCGCCCCCAGTTGGGTTGGAAAAGGATGAGCAACAGGAacgaaaatgaataaaagaaaatcctTTGAGAAAGTTAATTGCTTATAACCACAGTAGAAGATTATCTGGTTTGTGCGGGTTTTTCTCCACCGAAATGATTAGatatgcaaattttcaaaatttcaacaaGTGAatgtaataaaaacaaaagtacaTGTACAAGTTAAATATTGTACATGTTTTCTATTCTCTGTCGCTACACTCATATTTCTGTGATAAGTGTTCAATACCGAAAATTGAGCATTAGTCACAGAAAACGAAAGTGTTCGTAAACCACAAAACACGGTTCAATACTGTAGacatttatatttatatttacaaGGCGTAAAAATATaatcaaagatttttttcttaaataacGTCCTTTAACTTGCCAGGCCAAATAAAAAATGATGTATAGTACACAAAATGCATATTCATTTGGAGTTGTCTTGCTTCAAACACATTACAAACGTGAAAGGGTAAccctgtcactgttgtcagtcgTTGTCAGTACTTAAGGCTTTCACGCATTATATAATCTACCGGGCAACTGGTATAAAAACTTTATAATCGGCCTGTAAACTGTAGGAACTTGTTTAACATACTGATTTCAACACATTTCCAACAAAAAAGGCGCAATTCATCGATCGTCACGCACATAAAAACCGGGCCGGTCGATGTATTACGCCGCGCACAATGTGGAATTGTGCAGCCAGTGTGGCTTAAGTTACCTGTTAGTGGTTCCATACGCATCTCTCTTTGCACTTTCTTCTTGGTCATATCGGTTTAACTTACAGGTTGTACCCTTAACACATTCATCCGGCGAAGATTCAGCCATGGAAGCCATTCACCGAAACAAATACAACATAAACAACATCAAACACGTAACTTGATCCCGCAGTGCACACACACTGTGTTGCTCAGCGGTAGAGAATTTCGCGCGCCTTTCGCGCGATTTCGCGTGTACTCCCACTCGCTATAGCTATGATTCTGGAAGCACGGTACTCTGGTTTCCTCGTCAGTGGAAcctggattccgaattccagaTACAATATTAAGCGGGATTACGGATTCCTTGAGTTGAATTCCGGATAAAAAcctcaggattccggattccacgatAGTTTATTGCCCTTTCCGGAAATATTTCTTGTCATATTTcgctttttgtacattattAGTCGCTGAGTGTATAAATGATTTCCTGGCTGTAACAATCaaactttccttttttgttgAGACGCGGTGCTTGAACTAGCTAATGTCAGCCACaaagtattttttattattcattggGAAGCCAGTGGTTTCGCCCCGTAGTGAGTTTGCCCCCAGCTAGTTCGCCCCGTAAGAAATCGAGTTCCCTTCATATTAGCACATAGTGAATTACCTTCGTAAAGAGTTAACACCACAACTGGTATTCATTTATTGCTCTGTCGGCAAAAATCCACATTTTGTCCGATGACCGGAACTGATTGTAGGATGTCCATATAACAGCGGCAAACTGAAAGGTTTATGTCTCAGCGCGCGCGCacgaaatacagtcgactcccgataactcgaaccctcgctaactcgaacctcgcgctaactcgaaccaaaatcgatttcccctggatttccgtcctactttcactgtaattttacccgtaactcgaaccctcgacaacccgaactcccgctaactcgaaccaattttcgtttcccctcaggtcattttctatataattttaccctcgataactcgaaccatgttttgagcccttaaaaagtcgggaaaaaagccgtctattggcgtccgaaacattgaattttggatttcctattaacgtgttgtaggagtatagtttactaatggaggctgatgttgattatcacaggctaacgtgaaacagcttcacttctcaaaacattaaaacgcatgctctatttaggctatgttttgttacgttacgttctgatttataatctagaagtatcttttaattttcacttgacatttctacaattaaatgtgattaaaatgttcaccgtgcagtaaaaactgttttttaccttaatcTTGGCTATTTTCTTTGAGCTCCGGATAACTCGAacccccgataactcgaacttttttcgatttcccttgaaggttcgagttatagggagtcgactgtacatcaCTGACAGGCATACTGAATATTCCACCGTTTAAGTATTCCTTTATCTAGCTtgatgtaagggaatccgggtTCCGAAATCCTTGAAAtatttgcttgtggaatccggcatcctgggctttggaatgcGGAATaaagctcaaggaatccggaatcctactaacgatagaaatccagaatccaagttccactgggAAGACCAAAGACTGGAATCAagtatctggaatccggaatccaagccataatccaagacagtcttggatccCTTACATGGGGGGCTAGTATTCCTTTAACGCTGATAAAGTAACACTTCATGTAAGTGGAACTATAGTTTTGTGCTTAGCGGACGATTGAGTCACTTCAATGTAAAATATCAAATATAAAATCAGAACCCGATCAAAAGAGAGTACAGtactgtaaaaaaattaaaaaaacatgatACTTTAATCCAAAACGTGGCCTTACATGCATGAGGCAACCAAAAGGGGGCAAAATCTAAACTGACAATAATTAAGGCGGACAAACAAAAACGGAAGGAAGTTGCTTTTGTTAATTACGTTGTTTTCAGCATTTTTAAACAGAAAGCGGGATTGGTTTGCCgttctttattttcaaacaaaccCCTCGCTAGCCGAGAAAATAATCATTCAAAGACGACTGAAAACAGTTTGTATTCCAGCATGACTTGTTTGCTTTACCAAATAAAACACTACTGTTCGTTACATTGGTTCTTAAACTCCGGGCTTAAACTGTGATTGAGTTGTACGATAAGTACTTTGCTTATcttcttttttgaagttattgtCACTGCAAAGGCTTAATGGACCAGAGCGTGATAAATTTTCTTATTCGCTAATTCTATGAAGTACTGAAATTGAAATTCGTCTACTGAAGAAATACGTTGATTACTTCTCGTTTGCACCAAATATCTGGCTCGATCTTATATGGCAGACAGTTGCATTACAGACATTAAAAACAAATACTATCAAATGCAGTTTAggctcatttttattttacgttTCCATGAAAAGGCGCGTTACAGCATTAATGAAGTACAAAAACTTGAACTCCGTTACATTTGCAGCGCTTTGTATTAGGAAACCTACAGTTAGGAAGCCATTGGTTTGCAAGGAGATGGAATAACTACTCTGGTTTCCCCTTTAAGGCCATGAATGAAATCAGACCACTTATATACGTTTCCCTCCCCAGAGAGGCACGATTTTGACATCTTCTCGATTTCTGCAGGGGAAAGCACGTGATCCCAAACATTGACGTTTGTCAACATCCCGTCGAAGCCGTTTCTTCCAATAAGTTTAGCCAACGTGAGCGATCCTCCCGACTTAATCACTGCACCACCCTGAAACGCACTGCTTTGCCCAGATAAAGTACCGTCTTTGTATATTTTCAGATGACCCCTGATGTTTTCCCAAGATAAACAGAGGTGGTGCCATTTTCCATCAACTAGTTGAATTCGCCAACCACTAAAGAAGAttaaaaagagagaaaggaaattCTTTTTATAGATGACTTTTATAAATGAATTTCTTGTTATAGAAgattttattttgatatataTATGTTCTagttaatttattatttcaggtaatttctatttttcttttgtttcaacttcattagcatacattaccatacccaaaaactaaagaaaagcaaaaattacctgacataaaaaatttactacaacatatatacagtaaaaacccgtaACTAAGaaactaaaaattaagaacctgttagcctaaaattggtcatttataccccctataaacaagaacctatttagcctaagaaatttaaaacaggttcttaatttctaaaatcatactagtacattacagctgcattgcaagaatcatatttgaagcaaaaaaagcagattgccaTTGTTGGGCCCTGTTCTGAATATTATCCTGAATATTATTGTTACAGTTAAAGCTTTGTACAGCTCGGCAAAGcatataaatacatgtaaatgtataaattgatatattcttaaatgtttttgggggggtggggggtggggtggggctgaagaaaataaaagtatagGCTAATGACCAACTTGTTTGCAGCTGTGTTTTAATTGTTTCTCTCCAGGATTAAGAACccattttaagaacctaaatagcctaaaattctgttaactaccatttattataagaacctgtttaggctaactcctaaaaatgtaggttcttagttgcaggtttttactgtatatatacatttatgcgttattgaccaagcttgttagGTCAAGATGCCTAGATATTTCCcaagttttttttacttttttattgacCCAGACGAAATAAGAGTGAGGCCCAATATTAAGCCATCTTGGCCGAACAAGTTTGGTAAATAaaggattttatttttatatcaccAAAAGGAGAACTTGCGGGACTAACGCGGAAAATACGGTCAAGATGGACTCGTCTTGCACAGTCTTTTTGTCCGCTAGggaagccaatcagaacgcaggattcgcttcatcttgcAGATTTAGAACCCCCCggctacccctcccctaagccaacatttttccctaagtgagaagtaagcgTCAATGttagcttaagggaggggta
Protein-coding sequences here:
- the LOC140952599 gene encoding neuronal pentraxin-2-like, which codes for MRALYLCVGFGLVFGSVKLSSALTDYALHFPTKGVSGYVDIWGMPSLTQFTVCLWMKKNGTSSYSRMFFYDSYGAPGQRTVISIGYNIWGFPGLEIGKSGIGGWRIQLVDGKWHHLCLSWENIRGHLKIYKDGTLSGQSSAFQGGAVIKSGGSLTLAKLIGRNGFDGMLTNVNVWDHVLSPAEIEKMSKSCLSGEGNVYKWSDFIHGLKGETRVVIPSPCKPMAS